The nucleotide sequence GAAATGATATGTCGCATGAAAATTTACCTCCTTCAAGCTTATTTCTATAATATCTGCAATGTGTGAGATAATGTACATTGTATATTCTTTGTTGAGTTGAATTTTTTGTATGGTCAGGTTTGCTGATAGGATGCTTAACTTGATGTGGATGTGAGACAACTTTGctttttagtttgtttgacaTTTGTACTAGCAATGGATCAAGTCATGCAAGGTAAATTTTGTTGTACACAGATTAGCGAAAGATTATAGAAGTTTTTTCGAGATGCGTGTGTGTTTCTCTGTCTTTAAGTGGCCATAGATTAGCGAAAGATCTTCATGCTTTTAAGACAGTGATTGATTTGAGTTACAGGTAATGAAATAGGGGATGATTCATCGATTAATTTGGACAACTCGAGGGCTAATTGGACTCCATCTCAAGACCAATATTTTCTTGAGCTTTTGCTGTCTCATGTTCACAAAGGCAACAAAACTGGCAAAGTATTTACCAGATTAGCTTGGGCAGACATGACTGAACAATTTAACAGCAAATTTGGGTTCAAGTATGATGTAGATGTGTTGAAGAATCGTTACAAACGATTCAAAAAGCAATACTATGAAATAAAAGCGATGGCTAGTCAAAATGGATTCCAATGGGACGGGAGACTAAACACGATCACAGCTAATGATAAAACATGGGAAGAGTATATTAAGGTACACACCGTCGTCAAATATTTCAAAACCACCAATTAACCTTTACATTACAATTATCATGTTTTTGTGTGTGCAGGCCCACCCCGATGCTCAAGTGTTTAGAAAAAAACTTTTTCCATGTTATAATGATCTATGCATAATCTATGGCCACACAGTTGCTGATGGGAGATACAGTCTTTCATGTTTTGACGAAGGTTTTGAATATGAAGGTAAAACCAAATGAATTgttgataaaatattattgtatAGCGAAGTTCCTTGTAGTCAATATTCACCAAATTTGTACATATACTGTTGGCGTGTTTCATAATGTTTGAACGGTTTTAACTTTACTCAGAAAATGCTTCAAAAGAACTGGATGACCATACTAGCACAAGTAAAGGAGTGGATGATCAGACTCCTCCTACTCCTAGTCAAAGTAAAATCGATTGGTCTCCAATGATGGACAGAGTTTTCGTTGAACTGATGTTGGACCAGGTGCGTAAAGGGAACAAGGCTGGTCGTACATTCACGAGGCAAGCCTGGGGGGACATGGCAGAGTCATTTAACAATAGATTTGGATGTCACTACGGTAAGGTTGTGTTGAAAAACCGTTTCAATGTCCTGAGTAGGCATTATTCCTCTATAAATGAACTTCTTGGAAAAGAAGGCTTCAGTTGGGATAAGGCACAACACAAGGTTGTGGCTAATGACCAAGTTTGGCAAAAATGCATCAGGGTATAAACTGTTCTCTAttgttttcatttctttttgttAGTTTAGCGTGTATTTGTTTACTTCAGTCACCTACTTATAATTGCAGGTAAATCACAAGTTCCGGCTGTACAGAATTAAAAGCATGCCTTTTTATTCCGGCATGTGCATTGTATGTCGTGATGAAGCTCCTGCAGATTGCAAGTCAATTCTTGAAAGGAAATCTTATGGCAACAAGAACTCTACTCCAGACCCTAATGGATCATTGCATATAGGtagtgaaaataattttatcgGAGATACTCAGCCTCTCCCTTACGCATCATTGCATACAGGTGATGGAAGTAATTTTACCAAAGAACCTCTCCCTGATACAGCATTCCATGTAGGTGGTGAAAATAGTTTTACTAGGGATACTATTTATCAGCCTCTGCCTTACGCAGCATTGCATATAGATGATGAAAATAGATTGACTAGAGATACTCAGCCACTCCCTAATGCAATTTTGAATCTAGGTGGTGAAAATAATTTTACCAGAGATACCATTATTCAGCCTCTTCATAATGCAGTATGGCATGTAGGTGGTGAAAATAGTTTTATCAGAGATACCATTACTCAGCCTCTCCCTAATGCAACATTGGATATCGGTGGTGAAAATAATTTTACCAGAGATACTATTACCGAGCCTCTCCAAAATGCAACATTGCATATAGGTGGTGAAAATAATTTTACCTTTATAGGTggtgaaaataattttatcgGAGGAGCTCAGCCTCCTGCTAATGCAGATAACGAAGGCGGTGGAAAGAACTCTACCAGAGATGAAGGCATTGAAAGGATCTTTACCAGAAAAACTCAGCCTCAGAAAAACTCTACCAGAGATGAAGGCAGTGAAAGGATCTTTACCAGAAAAACTCAGCCTCAAAATGCAGATAAGGAACCGTTGCTTCTAAGTGCTGGAAAAAATATTTCTAGGCAGAAAAAAAGACATCAAACAAAAGCACCCGCAACATTGAATGAGCCTAAGAAGGCAAGAAACTACAATGAAGGCATGTCAGTTGCGTTGAAACATATGGCAGTTGCAGTTACATCGCTAacgaataaaacaaaaaaagaagataattttTCTGTTGGTAATGTTATGAAGGTGCTTCAGGCTATTCCGGACTTGGATGACGATCTGATATTAGATGCATGTGATTTTTTGGAAGATGAGAAAAGAGCAAGATTGTTTCTGGCATTACCTGCTAATTTGAGAAAGAAATGGTTATTGAGAAAGCTTCGTTCATAATGATTTCTCAATTATTTCATCTTTGTTTATCTGTAGTTGCTATTCAAGTTAGTTAATTTCTGTTGAATTGTGTTCTATGAGAGACTTGTTTTTGGTTTATCTTTGTCTATGCTGGTATGAGTAGAAAGACTAGACATTTCAATTGACAAATGAGGTACAATTCTCTTTGATTGGATTACTTAATATTGGTCATATCATATAAAcgcaatcaaaatatttttgataaaactAGCTTTAATTGGGACCTCAATTCCTTTATATTGATTCCTAATTTTATTTGGATTAGTTTGAGTCTAAATGCTACTACCAGACATGCTTTATTTCACAAAAGAAACTGGTAAATTTGGTTCAGATTTGTCAGCAGGTTGCAAAAGAAATTTCGTTTTACATTTTACAGTATTTTCATTTAGAATGAAAAAATTAAGGCAAAATTACTCTGGCCGTCCCTTATCATaattttagataatgattttgtcatttatatttttttatgtcatttttgtccttttgatcaatttgcatatgaatttttaatgtttaaatcCATGGTTTTATGTCAATGAGTTCTTAgtgtttaaatatatgattcttcactcatattttcatatgaattttttatttgatgctTGAAAATTTATGTAAACAGCTCAAAAGGATGAAAATGCTctgaaaataagataaatgacgaaattgttatttgaacaatagtGTAGTACTTAAACAATTCCAATCATCAAACACCACATAGATGTGctgcttttcaaaaaatttaaatgcatGTTAAGCAGATCacatgaaaatattatttcaccTTCTTTCCTTTAGAGACCAaacatttttttggtggtggtcggggtgTAACCTCAtatcttgcatattttatacattgtctatatcaactgagctaagcttacgaGGATAGAGACCAAACATTTTAATagatcattattattttttgaacaaccttttaattgattattaattaatgGATAATTAATCATTAGATCTTTGaactatttgaattttttaaaataggcttttaaactaaaaaaaagtgtgataAGGTCCCTAatccattttgatttttcgGTTAATACTTTTCGTTAAATGATCATTATCAACTGGTTATAAAAATCCATTTGTGttctgccaaaaaaaaaaatccatttgttcttccatttttgatttttttatttaatgtataGTATGATTCTTTTAACATCTTTGgacattaattttttgttgttgaaggatttagacattaaatttttattatttaaactttttcATAGGGATTTGTTCATGTGGTTCAACCAGAAATTTAATAGTTCAACAATGACTCATTGACTCGATAGTTGGTTTAAGTTTAATGAAATTTGATTCGTTGGTCCGCAAGTTggaacctaattttttttattggctaaaatatggttttgatccctgcaaatatgcctcgttttggttttagtccctgcaaaaaaaatttgttgtttttggtccctgcaaatatgtctcattttggttttggtccctggctccacttttgtgataatttgcacacgtgtcacatgatgacttaactatttattagagaaatagtccctgcaaaatcttttgattttgaaaaaggtccctgcaaaatattttgtttttggaaatagtccctgcagggactatttccaaaaacaaaatattttgcagggaccaaaaacaacaaaatttttttgcagggactaaaaccaaaacgaggcatatttgcagggaccaaaaccatattttagccttttttattttgcaacaCTTGGGTGGGGTTTGTGAGTTTCACTATTGAAAAGTAATGTTGATGCCATCAAATTAAAGATGACCTTCAACTTGAACTAGAATAAACAAACAGAAGGTGATTTTGTTACGCATATTGACATGCCATCAAATCAAAGATGACCTTCAACCTCAACTTTGGAGGGCTATTCAATGACATGGTTGTGatcataaataaaacaaataggACAAAGCAAAGCCACTTTTGTGCCAAATTAAAAGTTGCTTCTATTTCTAGCTTACATTGTCAAATGTCAGCTCATATGAAATGGAACCTTATGTAAAAATGGCATGGTGCTTCAGAAACTGTTTTGTAGTTAATTTATcttttggcttaaatgctctttttgtcatttaagtatttatttggtatcgttttgatcccttaactaaaaaaaagattatttaagtactttatctttatctccgttacctgttttggtccttttgttaaaaaaattgataaaaacgTTAGGATTcatattattcatcttcttccttctccttccatcatcttcttcatgatcttcatcatcaacaacacaccaacccagaatttttttttcatcaaatctatAAACATATAATCTATTTCATAACTCAACCAATAAccaattttttcattaaaaaacatcCCTTTCAATCTAAACAACACAATTTCTCAATCTCCCTAGaccaaatcaaccaaaatcttcATATCTACtcaccacaattttttttaaatccaaaatCTACAGCGATAATTTTGAAGGAATCCTAACATTATTATTCGTCTGTGACCTCTCCACCTAAGAGCCACCAACAAGAACAAACACCCCTTTACCTCTCCACCTCACTGATTCCTTCTTCCTCATTTCTATTCCAACAACAATAAAGTCTCACTCACTATCTCATCCCACTCTCTCcttttaattgttaattttcattataATAAAGACAGTGAATTAATAAGATTACAACTGTTTCAACTCGCAAGAtctattt is from Medicago truncatula cultivar Jemalong A17 chromosome 1, MtrunA17r5.0-ANR, whole genome shotgun sequence and encodes:
- the LOC25483665 gene encoding uncharacterized protein, giving the protein MDQVMQGNEIGDDSSINLDNSRANWTPSQDQYFLELLLSHVHKGNKTGKVFTRLAWADMTEQFNSKFGFKYDVDVLKNRYKRFKKQYYEIKAMASQNGFQWDGRLNTITANDKTWEEYIKAHPDAQVFRKKLFPCYNDLCIIYGHTVADGRYSLSCFDEGFEYEENASKELDDHTSTSKGVDDQTPPTPSQSKIDWSPMMDRVFVELMLDQVRKGNKAGRTFTRQAWGDMAESFNNRFGCHYGKVVLKNRFNVLSRHYSSINELLGKEGFSWDKAQHKVVANDQVWQKCIRVNHKFRLYRIKSMPFYSGMCIVCRDEAPADCKSILERKSYGNKNSTPDPNGSLHIGSENNFIGDTQPLPYASLHTGDGSNFTKEPLPDTAFHVGGENSFTRDTIYQPLPYAALHIDDENRLTRDTQPLPNAILNLGGENNFTRDTIIQPLHNAVWHVGGENSFIRDTITQPLPNATLDIGGENNFTRDTITEPLQNATLHIGGENNFTFIGGENNFIGGAQPPANADNEGGGKNSTRDEGIERIFTRKTQPQKNSTRDEGSERIFTRKTQPQNADKEPLLLSAGKNISRQKKRHQTKAPATLNEPKKARNYNEGMSVALKHMAVAVTSLTNKTKKEDNFSVGNVMKVLQAIPDLDDDLILDACDFLEDEKRARLFLALPANLRKKWLLRKLRS